In Chthonomonas sp., a single genomic region encodes these proteins:
- a CDS encoding EVE domain-containing protein, which yields MRWWLMKSEPDTYSIDDLERDGVNMWEGCRNYTVRNFFRDQFQPGDLAFFYHSNLAPTGIVGVMEIVRGGYPDPTQFDPTSEYYDPKAPPDGSRWMVVDVKFVKKFPRVISLAEIKATPELAAMLVVQRGQRLSVMPVTEDEWRKVEKLAEAPPKNG from the coding sequence ATGAGATGGTGGCTGATGAAATCCGAGCCCGATACCTACTCTATCGACGACCTTGAGCGCGATGGGGTGAACATGTGGGAGGGGTGTCGGAACTACACGGTCCGGAACTTCTTCCGCGACCAGTTTCAGCCAGGCGATCTCGCCTTTTTCTACCACTCCAACCTCGCTCCGACTGGCATCGTGGGGGTGATGGAGATCGTGCGGGGCGGATACCCCGATCCCACGCAGTTCGATCCCACGAGCGAGTACTACGACCCTAAAGCTCCGCCCGACGGTTCGCGCTGGATGGTCGTTGACGTGAAGTTCGTGAAGAAGTTTCCGCGGGTCATATCCCTTGCCGAGATCAAAGCGACGCCTGAGCTGGCAGCGATGCTGGTGGTTCAGCGTGGCCAGCGTTTGAGCGTGATGCCGGTGACCGAAGACGAGTGGCGCAAGGTCGAAAAATTGGCGGAGGCCCCGCCGAAGAACGGCTGA